One Kitasatospora sp. NBC_01287 DNA window includes the following coding sequences:
- a CDS encoding LysR family transcriptional regulator, whose protein sequence is MNERQLRILRELGELGSVTAVAEALLMTPSAISQQLRLLQRSIAVPLTEREGRRLVLTDAGQALAGAAIEVETALARARHTIDEFVDRPDAGVSVAAFHSAASTFFPFLLRGSRVAPGPGPRLSLADEDVEQDHFPRLTREYDLVLAHHLGTAPPWPRSVTATTLLREPLDVAMPADHPLATKRRLTPQDVADQPWIAVHDGFPLVATIDAIAIAANRRLEVVHRINEFAVVAEVVAAGGGLALMPRWTTRPHPALVLKPLSGVHALRHIDVLHRPERTARSAVRTVLADLHRAAAAIRHRDGGGPEPRPAPGISPGA, encoded by the coding sequence ATGAACGAACGGCAGTTGCGGATCCTGCGGGAGCTCGGCGAGCTGGGCAGTGTCACCGCGGTCGCCGAGGCACTGCTGATGACGCCCTCGGCGATCTCGCAGCAACTGCGCCTGCTGCAGCGCTCGATCGCGGTCCCGCTCACCGAGCGCGAGGGGCGGCGGCTGGTGCTCACCGACGCCGGGCAGGCCCTGGCCGGGGCCGCGATCGAGGTGGAGACCGCGCTGGCGCGGGCGCGCCACACCATCGACGAGTTCGTCGACCGGCCGGACGCGGGCGTGTCGGTGGCGGCCTTCCACAGCGCGGCCTCGACCTTCTTCCCGTTCCTGCTGCGCGGCAGCCGGGTCGCCCCGGGGCCCGGCCCGCGGCTCTCGCTCGCCGACGAGGACGTCGAACAGGACCACTTCCCACGGCTGACCAGGGAGTACGACCTCGTCCTCGCCCACCACCTGGGCACCGCGCCGCCGTGGCCGCGCAGCGTCACCGCGACCACGCTGCTGCGCGAACCCCTGGACGTCGCCATGCCGGCCGACCACCCGCTGGCGACGAAGCGGCGGCTCACCCCGCAGGACGTCGCGGATCAGCCGTGGATCGCCGTGCACGACGGCTTCCCGCTGGTGGCCACCATCGACGCCATCGCGATCGCCGCGAACCGGCGGCTGGAGGTCGTCCACCGCATCAACGAGTTCGCCGTGGTCGCCGAAGTGGTCGCGGCCGGGGGCGGCCTGGCCCTGATGCCGCGCTGGACCACGCGCCCGCACCCCGCGCTGGTCCTCAAACCGCTCAGCGGCGTCCACGCCCTGCGGCACATCGACGTGCTGCACCGCCCCGAGCGCACCGCGCGGAGCGCCGTGCGGACCGTGCTCGCCGATCTGCACCGCGCGGCCGCGGCGATCCGGCACCGGGACGGCGGCGGGCCGGAGCCCCGCCCGGCGCCCGGGATCAGCCCGGGCGCCTGA